A single genomic interval of Penicillium psychrofluorescens genome assembly, chromosome: 2 harbors:
- a CDS encoding uncharacterized protein (ID:PFLUO_003460-T1.cds;~source:funannotate): protein MMGYGSHPFQQQQQQQQQPSQQQSQQQQSTSQPQHPLGPQAQRPHHVQSPSLAATPNLPQQGHGSPFTSNKLPFQARQQQSFASSQSPDMRKLTSAPSGGPRPGYPTSASFPQFPGQFTPQGGSPDLMSRNSDPMALQNLQRGFNPMAQAQAHMRQQQPGMSPSNAMSHAAQGLNVNVSSPQQSMNRLPQQHAGMHQRESHAHAHPTASPAMASPSMYAINQQQRQPHSQPQSPQQSQQQLQQHQQRHQQQQQQQQQQQQERLQQQRMEHQKQIQQQRLEQQKQMEQQQQLEQQKQHQQRLEQQRLEQQQREQQQQQQRLEQQRLEQQKQQQRDQQQRLEQQRLQKLQQQAQGQYSYQQQQSPYQQPAQAPFHPSQYQPQAQNPYQHTQFSQPPQQPQYQPHSQFQHYQPPAHPSQVPPPHASVPSTAPAFAESPSKQERQEEKKPAPKNKAKPRKSAPAHTPTQTPNLPPSRLPHLPPTQPSTQTPIQHFPTATPTQPNGGQQMSGMPAGIPAQPASTPRRRGRPRKEEVAARAAAQAAQAAQNGHPGTPQTGQSSFAATMTSIHAASTEARGSEQPSAPLLGQDGKPVIGPDGTPLPLKRKRGRPRKEIQLAYAAATGKPLPPPKPRKPAAPKKPGTGRPRGRPRKVDVEAAKAAAEAAQAGQNGQQPSSGEGVMDFNTANIAVKRTAPVAEDDPSKRARQMPQQAQFSQPGQLPSQQASHGSHPAQQAGQLSAQYLQHQTQHGHSLPPRGQPMSMPPHMQVQHHLSPIHPPRPPPPHPYMQPPGPGQPSMQMPHQMQQQQQHPQQQPLHHQQHPSHPQGQQMQQQQGKPPAPQHQNQHTFQVQLPPQPS from the coding sequence atgatgggctATGGGAGCCATCCTttccagcaacagcagcagcagcagcagcagccatcgcagcagcagtcgcaacagcagcaatcTACTTCTCAGCCGCAACATCCGCTAGGCCCGCAGGCCCAGCGGCCGCATCACGTGCAGTCGCCATCGCTGGCGGCGACGCCCAACCTACCGCAACAGGGCCATGGCAGTCCGTTTACTAGCAACAAGCTGCCCTTCCAGGCACGGCAGCAGCAAAGCTTTGCATCTTCGCAATCGCCAGACATGCGGAAATTGACATCGGCGCCGTCGGGGGGGCCGCGGCCGGGATATCCCACCTCCGCGAGCTTCCCGCAGTTCCCCGGCCAGTTCACGCCCCAGGGTGGCTCCCCGGATCTGATGTCGCGGAATTCAGATCCCATGGCCCTGCAAAACTTGCAAAGAGGCTTCAACCCGAtggcccaggcccaggcccACATGCGCCAACAGCAGCCGGGGATGAGTCCCTCGAATGCCATGTCTCATGCTGCGCAGGGCCTGAACGTGAATGTTTCATCGCCTCAGCAATCGATGAATCGCTtgccgcagcagcacgcGGGTATGCACCAGCGGGAGAGTCACGCACATGCACATCCCACCGCCAGccccgccatggccagccCGTCTATGTATGCCATCAATCAACAGCAGCGACAACCCCATTCGCAGCCTCAGTCTCCGCAACAATCGCAGCAGCAATTGCAgcaacaccagcaacggcatcagcagcagcagcagcagcagcagcaacaacaacaggAGCGCCTCCAGCAACAGAGAATGGAGCATCAGAAGCAAATTCAGCAACAGCGGCTTGAGCAGCAAAAGCAGATGgagcaacagcaacaactGGAACAGCAGAAACAGCATCAGCAGAGATTAGAGCAGCAGAGGCTtgaacagcagcagcgcgagcaacagcagcagcaacaacgCTTGGAGCAGCAACGGCTTGAGCAACAGAAACAGCAACAGCGCGATCAGCAGCAAAGGCTTGAGCAACAGCGGCTGCAAAAACTCCAGCAACAGGCCCAAGGTCAATATTCGTACCAACAACAGCAGTCTCCGTATCAACAACCCGCTCAAGCCCCGTTCCATCCATCTCAATATCAGCCTCAAGCACAAAATCCATATCAACATACCCAATTCTCCCAACCGCCTCAGCAACCTCAATACCAGCCACATTCCCAATTCCAGCATTACCAACCGCCAGCTCACCCATCGCAAGTGCCGCCACCACACGCATCAGTTCCGTCGACTGCTCCAGCCTTCGCCGAATCCCCCTCTAAGCAAGAACGAcaagaggaaaagaagcctGCGCCAAAGAATAAGGCTAAACCCCGGAAGTCTGCCCCTGCTCACACTCCCACTCAAACTCCTAACCTAcctccttctcggcttcCCCATCTACCGCCTACTCAGCCGTCTACGCAAACACCTATTCAACATTTCCCTACTGCCACACCTACTCAGCCTAATGGGGGACAACAAATGTCCGGTATGCCGGCTGGGATACCTGCCCAGCCAGCCTCAACCCCGCGCCGTCGTGGACGGCCCCGCAAAGAAGAGGTAGCAGCCAGAGCGGCGGCTCAGGCGGCTCAGGCGGCTCAGAATGGACATCCTGGGACTCCTCAAACAGGACAGTCCTCTTTCGCGGCAACGATGACATCAATCCATGCAGCCTCTACAGAAGCACGCGGTTCCGAACAGCCTTCAGCCCCGTTGCTCGGCCAGGATGGAAAACCTGTGATCGGTCCAGATGGAACTCCTCTTCCTTTGAAGCGAAAGCGTGGTCGCCCGCGCAAGGAGATACAACTTGCTTATGCAGCCGCAACAGGCAAGCCGCTGCCACCACCCAAACCAAGAAAGCCAGCTGCTCCCAAAAAGCCCGGCACTGGACGTCCGCGAGGACGGCCCCGCAAGGTGGATGTGGAAGCTGCTAAGGCTGCTGCCGAGGCGGCTCAGGCAGGGCAAAATGGTCAACAGCCATCGTCGGGTGAAGGTGTAATGGATTTCAATACGGCGAATATTGCGGTGAAACGCACTGCTCCCGTGGCGGAGGACGATCCCAGCAAACGGGCCAGGCAGAtgccgcagcaggcgcaATTTTCTCAGCCGGGTCAACTGCCATCGCAACAGGCTTCACATGGATCGCACCCAGCTCAGCAAGCGGGTCAACTGTCAGCTCAATATCTACAGCACCAAACCCAGCATGGCCACTCCCTACCGCCACGGGGACAACCCATGTCAATGCCGCCCCATATGCAGGTACAGCACCATCTATCGCCCATCCACCCTCCACGACCCCCACCTCCTCATCCATACATGCAACCCCCAGGCCCAGGACAGCCGTCAATGCAAATGCCACaccagatgcagcagcagcagcaacatccccagcagcaacctCTACACCATCAGCAACATCCCTCTCATCCCCAGGGccagcagatgcagcagcaacaaggcAAACCACCGGCCCCACAGCATCAAAATCAGCACACATTCCAAGTGCAGCTTCCGCCTCAGCCGAGTTAA